From a single Cotesia glomerata isolate CgM1 linkage group LG6, MPM_Cglom_v2.3, whole genome shotgun sequence genomic region:
- the LOC123267450 gene encoding major facilitator superfamily domain-containing protein 6, producing MLEKINKELVPIKAHYFLYNAATGPIIPFLPVIAKQLGFSGFLVGIIYTILPISGLLAKPLFYSIAEKFNLHKIFFLTFQAILAISFFSIYFIPKINHQSIGNVTLACHAETYLHICPYNTSDRFSDEALSQASVSNTTHSSCKLSCQGSSEAFSELCHGWQLNQFCGLVNTNIEPDTKFEFTAGFNIDDNQNIMSCLHVKIKNVTFDDDKPVHPFCDVKDKPMYTQCVANCTDVPEMKKIFNELDGKDTHLTTNYQFHLFLWSCVVSWIGMAVVTSIADSICNDILGNERINEFGKQKLWGYIGFGIFCISTGYLVDLFSRGIPDKDYSCIFYIMLVGMIFDIIVSGTLDKKSVDRTDDDPSVLWELGAVAREGRVLVFIFWCVGAGICTGVVWNFLFWYTEDIATNKDWLKTLQGLLVGVQYFLGELPFNFISARVLKKLGHINVMSLVLIIYAVRFMAYSLITNPWIYLLVELLHGPTLGLCRPTMIAYGDKIAPSGTRATMQGLVGAIFEGIGVSIGSLICGRLMDDYGGMLTFRIFSVGALSWLSIYWMLQLLLRKAKAYPLHQGHSHLASYATPSDAILMTTSQELQTY from the exons ATGTTGgagaaaataaataaggaGCTAGTGCCGATAAAGgcacattattttttatataatgctg caACAGGCCCAATAATACCATTTTTACCAGTTATTGCAAAACAACTAGGATTCTCTGGATTTTTAGTGGGTATAATTTATACGATTCTCCCAATATCAGGACTGTTGGCGAAACCGTTATTCTATAGCAtagctgaaaaatttaatctgcATAAAATATTCTTTCTTACATTTCAAGCAATACTCGCTATCTCATTTTTTTCGATATACTTTATACCCAAAATAAATCACCAGTCAATAGGTAATGTCACATTGGCATGTCATGCAGAAACGTATCTTCATATATGTCCATATAACACGAGTGATAGATTTTCTGATGAAGCTCTGAGTCAAGCTTCTGTATCCAATACCACGCATTCTTCTTGCAAA CTGTCTTGTCAAGGTTCGTCGGAGGCGTTCAGCGAACTTTGCCATGGTTGGCAATTGAATCAATTTTGTGGGCTAGTCAATACGAACATTGAGCCAGATACCAAATTCGAGTTTACGGCTGGATTTAATATAGATGATAATCAAAAT ataatgtCTTGTTTgcatgttaaaataaaaaatgtaacatTTGATGACGATAAGCCTGTTCATCCATTCTGTGACGTGAAAGATAAACCAATGTACACTCAATGTGTGGCTAATTGTACAGATGTACCAGAAATGAAAAAGATATTTAATGAACTAGATGGTAAAGATACCCACCTGACCACGAACTatcaatttcacttatttttgtGGTCTTGTGTTGTCAGTTGGATTGGTATGGCTGTAGTTACTAGTATTGCTGATTCTATTTGTAATGATATTCTAG GCAACGAACGTATCAACGAATTtggaaaacaaaaattatgggGATACATTggatttggaattttttgtaTCAGTACTGGATACTTAGTTGATCTTTTCAGCAGAGGAATTCCCGATAAAGATTACtcatgtatattttatatcatgTTAGTAGGCATGATATTTGATATAATTGTATCAGGAACTTTAGATAAA aaatctGTAGATCGTACTGACGACGATCCATCTGTTTTATGGGAATTGGGAGCAGTAGCGCGAGAAGGCCGAGTactagtatttattttttggtgTGTCGGCGCTGGAATATGCACTGGAGTcgtttggaattttttattttggtataCGGAAGATATAGCGACAAATAAAGATTGGCTGAAAACACTTCAAGGTTTACTTGTTGGTGTCCAATATTTCTTGGGCGAGTTGccgtttaattttatttctgcgCGAGTACTTAAAAAACTTGGTCATATTAATGTAATGAGTTtagttttgattatttatgcAGTAAg gtTTATGGCATATAGTTTAATTACAAATCCGTGGATATATTTACTCGTGGAATTACTTCATGGACCAACTCTGGGTCTCTGTCGGCCAACAATGATTGCTTATGGAGATAAAATAGCTCCTTCTGGTACGAGAGCGACGATGCAGGGTCTCGTCGGAGCTATTTTTGAAGGAATTG GTGTATCTATAGGTAGTCTTATTTGTGGACGACTGATGGATGACTACGGTGGGATGCTGACATTCCGCATATTTTCCGTTGGTGCATTGTCTTGGTTAAGTATATACTGGATGTTACAGCTGTTATTGCGAAAAGCCAAGGCTTACCCACTTCACCAAGGCCACAGTC ATTTGGCAAGTTATGCAACGCCAAGCGATGCAATTCTTATGACAACGAGCCAAGAACTTCAAACTTATTAA